The sequence GAATAGTCTAGAATAGAGTAATATGCTATGTTAGGAATATAATTAGCTTTCTTTTCATGTCTTGGCTTTCCTTTTATGTCTCTGttgttttgtatatatatataagctaTTGTGTAGTTCGTTTATTATTCAATAAGACATAGAATTCTTCTTCATTAAAGCTAACAGTCCCAATCACTACAATTGGCTTGTTGTGTAACACAGAGTTGGGATTAAACCGGCTCGTTGACATTCAAGATTTTGGAACTATTCTATTGGAGGCTATTATTTGAAATGCGTACGGTGAAGTCGGTAGCAGCTCAACTTCGAGCTTGGAAGTTTAGAACAGGAAACAATAGAGACTGGAAAATATGTCCTTGGCTCATTTGTGCAGTGCGCTGGTCTGTCTGGGGAGAGCGTAATTGAAGGATTATGGCCAGTAAGCTCCCAAGAGCTGAAGGTGTTATATCATCAACCAagtccattttatctttggggttCATCGGGAAAATGGTTTCACATAACACCATTTTGAAACCTGGTTGAAAAGTGATTATAGATTGTAATTAAGATAACGAAATAGCAATAGTGGACACACTTGTATATGTTCCATGCTTTCTGATCAATACAATTTTAATCTTTCTCCTCCAAACAAACTAAAACAAAATGTACTTAAAGTGATCAAATGACAGATTGTTACTACTAACTAGTTAATCAGGCATAAGGCCCCCAGGATGATGATGCTCCTTAATTAATCATCCATTAAGGAtgtgctgaaaacaaaagtagGCTAGGAGCAGGACAATGATGATGCTCTTCTCTTTTTGAAGTTAGCTTTAAAACAAGCCTGTCTTAGTTTCTTCGTTCTGAGATTCAATTCTATATCCGGGAATTTCTCCATCCTCCTTATATCTTCTTCTAACATTTCAGTATCTCTAGGATCACAATAACCCATTTCCTACATAAAAAGTTTTGAGATCAAAAGCATTAGTACAAAAAATGAATTTCTCATAAACAATAACAGGGCATTACTACTACAGAAAACTGTGTGCATATATGCATgtaaaaagaagaggatagtcgGTATAATTTACAATATATATACAGGAATCCTAGTCGAAACAACTTGAAGTTCAGTTAATCAATCACGCAAGAAGTATTGAACCCCTGCAACCTCTATGAGTATGAGCACGTCAAAAGAAAACACCTTAGCTAAAAGCTGTACGCAGTGAATATAAAGAACGTCACATGCGGTGTGTTGTGGTTATATTTACCTTTAGATTGTCAATGAGTGACTTCAAACTTTGAATTTTCCTGTGAGGCCATCTATTAATATTCAGTTCTCTGCATCTTTTCTTCAAAGCCGTCAAGCCGACATTCATTCTCTTTGCTGCTTTCGTTATCGGAACATCAAAATGCTTCGAGATGTCATCAAAATCAATGGATAATGATTTCGTCGTCGACCTCGGTCGATAAGACGCTGGGGGGTTATAAGTAATACCGGTCTTAATCATCTCTCTATGACCTTCATCTTTCTTAAAAAAACTGAAACCACCTTCAAAAATTTCTCTGCTTTCCATTTTTATGACATCTGATGGGTAGTTCTGAACCTCCTGATCatgagaaaaattagggttaccaCTAGTATCAGTAGAAACTTTAGTAATACTGTTACGTGTTTCATCATTAGGTGGAGGAGCATAATTCAATGGTTGAACTGATAGATCTTCAAGACATCCGGATGGAAAGTATTCTTCTAGAGAGAGAAATTTAGAGTTCATGATTTTGAAATCATCAGTTATGTTGAATAGTTTGTGATCATGCTGGGTTTGATCATATAGAATAGTGTTATCCATCATCTCCGTTGATAAATCAAAAGGTGGATTATCATAATATGTAAGTTCATAAAAAGTTGAATAGTTGTTATAAAACTCTTGATGAATATCAATGGAAGGTGGGATTGGAAAGTCTTGCTTCCTGTGtgagagtgagagagagagagagttagaATGCATGGTACTGTGCTAGCTATATGTGCTATGCATGCAAaggaaaaggaaacaaaaatagaaaaaaaatacaagGATAAGTAGAAAGCTTTCTTAATATATATCTAGTCTTACCATGTTGGTGGCTCGGGTACTGATTCTCCATTgccaaaccaatcaaaaacttGTTCATTCTCAATCTTTACATGGCCAAAACGGTTGATTAGATCCATATTATAGATAGTATACTGAAGAGAAAGTGAGAGTGAAACTCAGAGAGATAGAGAGATGTTTTTGGGGTTTGaaataagaaaagaaattatATAAATACAAAAGAATTTGTAGTTCGTGCAAAAGAAAATTATTGGGAGTTACAAAAAAGGATTAACTCGGTAGAATTTGTCGAGAAATTGTTATTAATGTCCATAATAATCAACCAAGAAATTAATTAAGGATGCTGGCTGTGAATAAAGTCTTCCACTTAAATCTATGTACACGTATATAAATCTACCGTAAGTAGACTGATACGGCAGATATATGCTTTATTTTTAGGGGAGGAACTACTGTTTAACGATGTAAAATAGACTATTAGAGGTGTTTTATAACAGCGGTGTAGATTATGCACACGGAGAATTTGTTGTCGAATATTATGCTTTTTGTATAGCGCTTCAAAAGAAAATATACGAGGATACAAGAGGAGAGAGGATATATGTTATGTTTTGCGGTGAGATAAGGAGATAATAAATAAATTCAATGAAGGAGGTTACAGCACAATTAGCGAGGGTAATGACGCATTTAAGATCTCCGGTTCATAGAATCAAgctctatctatctatctatctaagtCGCTAATGATAACTTTTTAGGGATTAGTGATTACGCGTTATAAGCATTTTGGAAATGAACGAAATGGCTGCAGTTAATCAATGACAAATATTGCATGCTCGAGATTTCTGTTTGTGGCTGGAGTACATGGAGAATCGTAACCGCCAAACAATTTCTGGGCCGTTAGATCATGGTGACTAGTTTCACAGATTAGACGTCATGATGATATCACAATCGTTGCCTCATGGTTACTGGTTTCCCAGCTAATACATCATTTCTTAGCTGAAGTATGATTTCTTAGGGCATCTCTAATGAGACTAGTAGACTACCCAAATATGATGGTCTGCTTGTCCATGAGATAGGATAACCGACTTTTGTGCGGTGGTTCGTAGGCA comes from Papaver somniferum cultivar HN1 chromosome 7, ASM357369v1, whole genome shotgun sequence and encodes:
- the LOC113295519 gene encoding protein RKD4-like; the protein is MDLINRFGHVKIENEQVFDWFGNGESVPEPPTWKQDFPIPPSIDIHQEFYNNYSTFYELTYYDNPPFDLSTEMMDNTILYDQTQHDHKLFNITDDFKIMNSKFLSLEEYFPSGCLEDLSVQPLNYAPPPNDETRNSITKVSTDTSGNPNFSHDQEVQNYPSDVIKMESREIFEGGFSFFKKDEGHREMIKTGITYNPPASYRPRSTTKSLSIDFDDISKHFDVPITKAAKRMNVGLTALKKRCRELNINRWPHRKIQSLKSLIDNLKEMGYCDPRDTEMLEEDIRRMEKFPDIELNLRTKKLRQACFKANFKKRRASSLSCS